A region from the Gossypium hirsutum isolate 1008001.06 chromosome A08, Gossypium_hirsutum_v2.1, whole genome shotgun sequence genome encodes:
- the LOC107905652 gene encoding 14 kDa proline-rich protein DC2.15 has translation MASKRSASVALFFALNILFFSLVSANCSCPSPKPKPNPTPSPTPAAEGKCPINTLKLGVCAEVLGLVNVTVGSPPVQPCCTLIKGLADLEAAVCLCTAIKGNILGINLNIPVSLSLLLNVCSKKVPSGFQCP, from the coding sequence ATGGCTTCAAAAAGATCGGCATCGGTTGCCCTCTTTTTTGCACTCAACATTCTCTTCTTTTCACTTGTCAGTGCTAATTGTTCTTGCCCTTCCCCCAAACCCAAACCAAACCCCACTCCCTCCCCAACTCCTGCTGCGGAAGGAAAATGCCCCATAAATACCCTTAAACTAGGTGTATGTGCTGAGGTGCTTGGTTTAGTCAATGTAACTGTTGGGTCACCCCCAGTTCAACCTTGCTGCACCCTTATCAAAGGCCTTGCTGATCTTGAAGCAGCTGTTTGCCTTTGCACAGCGATCAAAGGCAACATTTTGGGTATCAATCTTAATATTCCAGTTTCCCTCAGCTTGCTTCTAAATGTCTGCTCAAAAAAAGTTCCATCCGGCTTCCAATGTCCCTGA